In Silene latifolia isolate original U9 population chromosome X, ASM4854445v1, whole genome shotgun sequence, the following proteins share a genomic window:
- the LOC141617512 gene encoding uncharacterized protein LOC141617512, whose protein sequence is MEYLSRILACATEKMQFNYHPLCKQMMLTHLMFADDLLMFCKGNAHSMVLLLRAFSAFSNASGLKMNPQKSCAYFNGVQSGLKQEILSISGFLEGTLPFKYLGVPITAGRLKIKDCASVIKRVDAICRNFLWEGGVEYNKAPLLSWQKVCSPKKEGGLGLKWSETWNIATVGKLACWHWRKVCQVRDIVKQGFLNDGNVGSYTVKGCYNWLRGRNDEVTWYKSVWCTLAAPKHAFIAWLVSQQALRMKDRLYVYKVVDDNLCCLCAMAIESHTHVFQDCPYTLQVMNLVTTSLGASFSSGNVLQQIKRRRWSSLRKKVTSAAIIAVWYYVWIQRNEAWVHHRLVCPSLVARQIATSLHNRFHTCCNKPIPSRDRLWLSKVRLM, encoded by the exons ATGGAATACTTAAGCAGAATTTTGGCTTGTGCTACTGAAAAGATGCAATTTAATTATCACCCTCTTTGCAAACAAATGATGCTTACTcatctgatgtttgcagatgatttgttGATGTTTTGTAAAGGAAATGCTCACTCCATGGTGCTGTTGCTAAGGGCCTTTTCTGCTTTCTCTAATGCCTCTGGATTGAAGATGAATCCTCAGAAATCTTGTGCTTATTTTAATGGGGTGCAGAGTGGCCTGAAGCAGGAAATATTATCTATATCAGGGTTCTTAGAGGGTACTTTACCTTTTAAGTACCTTGGTGTTCCTATTACAGCTGGAAGATTGAAAATCAAAGATTGTGCAA GTGTTATTAAAAGAGTGGATGCTATTTGTAGAAATTTTCTATGGGAAGGTGGTGTTGAATATAATAAGGCACCATTGCTTTCTTGGCAGAAGGTCTGTTCTCCTAAGAAGGAGGGAGGACTGGGACTGAAATGGAGTGAAACATGGAATATTGCTACTGTTGGCAAGCTTGCATG CTGGCACTGGAGGAAGGTATGTCAGGTGAGGGACATAGTTAAGCAAGGTTTTCTGAATGATGGGAATGTTGGAAGCTATACTGTTAAGGGTTGCTATAATTGGTTAAGGGGAAGGAATGATGAAGTCACTTGGTATAAGTCTGTCTGGTGCACTCTAGCTGCCCCTAAACATGCGTTCATTGCTTGGTTAGTTTCACAACAGGCTTTGAGGATGAAGGACAGACTGTATGTTTACAAGGTTGTAGATGATAATCTTTGCTGCTTGTGTGCTATGGCTATTGAGAGCCATACTCATGTGTTCCAGGATTGTCCATATACTTTGCAGGTGATGAATTTGGTTACTACTTCGTTAGGAGCTTCTTTTAGCTCTGGAAATGTGCTTCAACAGATTAAGAGGAGGAGATGGAGTAGCCTGAGAAAGAAAGTCACCAGTGCTGCTATAATTGCAGTATGGTACTATGTGTGGATACAAAGGAATGAAGCTTGGGTCCATCATCGATTGGTTTGTCCGTCCCTGGTGGCTAGGCAGATTGCTACTTCTCTCCATAATAGATTTCATACATGTTGTAACAAGCCTATTCCTTCTAGGGATAGACTTTGGTTAAGTAAGGTGCGCTTGATGTAA